A stretch of the Arachis stenosperma cultivar V10309 chromosome 6, arast.V10309.gnm1.PFL2, whole genome shotgun sequence genome encodes the following:
- the LOC130933580 gene encoding alkaline/neutral invertase A, mitochondrial-like: MKPSPRMLISCKNSSSFLARCHPTAPRAMSNNLSSTNNIRMLGFARIMNGNHRAFRLPSSRYFSHLTSRPQTFRSPAATRINGDVTTATVNELGLKPRKSSVNDKKNLEIEKVYIKTDNGIDEKQLVVEKSADKESELEAGGEEDNARSENKVSEGVAAPIINNNGEEETDVEREAWKLLQEALVTYCDTPVGTVAANDSSEESLNYDQVFIRDFIPSALAFLLKGENEIVKNFLLHTLQLQSWEKTVDCYSPGQGLMPASFKVKTMQVDEEKVEEVLDPDFGESAIGRVAPVDSGLWWIILLRAYGKLTGDYSLQERVDVQTGLEMILNLCLTDGFDMFPSLLVTDGSCMIDRRMGIHGHPLEIQALFYSALRSAREMVKVDDGSKNLVREINNRLSALSFHIREYYWLDMKKMNEIYRYKTEEYSLDATNKFNIYPEQIPLWLMDWVPQEGGYLIGNLQPAHMDFRFFMLGNLWSIVSSLGTPKQNKSILNLIEAKWDDLVGHMPLKICYPALESEEWRIITGSDPKNTPWSYHNGGSWPTLLWQFTLACIKMGRTELAEDAVALAEKRLPVDSWPEYYDTRTGKFIGKQARLYQTWTLAGFLASKMFLKNPETAAMLCWEEDLEILETCACALSKSGRAKCSRDAAKSQILV, from the exons ATGAAACCATCTCCGAGGATGCTCATTAGTTGCAAGAATTCTTCATCGTTTCTTGCAAGATGTCACCCCACTGCTCCTCGTGCAATGTCTAATAACCTTTCTTCTACCAACAACATTCGCATGTTGGGTTTTGCACGAATAATGAACGGTAACCACAGAGCTTTTCGGTTACCCTCTTCAAGATATTTTAGCCATTTAACTTCAAGGCCTCAAACATTCCGTTCACCGGCCGCAACCAGAATCAACGGCGACGTCACCACTGCTACCGTGAATGAACTTGGATTGAAGCCTCGGAAGTCAAGTGTGAATGACAAAAAGAATCTGGAGATTGAGAAGGTTTACATAAAGACGGACAATGGCATCGATGAGAAGCAATTGGTTGTCGAAAAATCAGCGGACAAAGAGTCTGAGTTAGAAGCTGGGGGTGAAGAAGATAATGCAAGATCAGAGAATAAGGTATCTGAGGGTGTGGCTGCTCCAATTATCAACAACAATGGTGAGGAGGAGACAGACGTGGAAAGAGAGGCATGGAAGCTGTTGCAAGAGGCACTTGTTACGTATTGTGACACCCCTGTGGGAACGGTGGCTGCAAATGATTCCAGTGAGGAGTCTTTGAATTATGATCAGGTCTTCATTCGGGATTTCATCCCTTCAGCCCTTGCTTTCTTGCTCAAGGGGGAAAATGAAATCGTCAAGAACTTTCTCCTTCATACCTTGCAACTCCAG AGTTGGGAGAAAACTGTGGACTGCTATAGCCCAGGGCAGGGGTTGATGCCTGCAAGCTTCAAAGTTAAAACCATGCAAGTTGATGAAGAAAAGGTAGAAGAAGTTTTGGATCCTGACTTTGGGGAATCAGCTATTGGTCGTGTTGCGCCGGTAGATTCAG GATTGTGGTGGATCATTTTGCTGAGGGCTTATGGGAAGCTGACCGGTGATTACAGCTTGCAAGAAAGGGTGGATGTTCAGACGGGCTTAGAGATGATCCTTAACTTGTGTTTAACCGATGGCTTCGATATGTTCCCATCTCTGTTGGTGACTGATGGTTCTTGCATGATAGATAGGAGGATGGGAATTCATGGTCACCCTCTTGAGATTCAA GCGTTGTTTTACTCAGCTCTACGATCAGCCCGTGAGATGGTTAAGGTGGATGATGGATCCAAGAATCTGGTTAGAGAAATCAACAACAGGCTGAGTGCACTCTCATTCCACATTAGAGAATACTATTGGTTGGATATGAAAAAGATGAACGAGATATACCGGTACAAAACAGAAGAGTACTCGTTGGATGCCACCAACAAGTTCAACATATATCCAGAACAGATTCCTCTGTGGCTAATGGATTGGGTTCCACAGGAAGGGGGATATCTCATTGGAAACCTTCAACCGGCACACATGGATTTCAGATTCTTCATGCTTGGGAACCTCTGGTCCATTGTTTCATCTTTGGGTACCCCAAAACAGAATAAGTCCATTCTGAATCTCATAGAAGCAAAATGGGATGATCTTGTTGGCCACATGCCTCTTAAGATATGCTATCCTGCCTTGGAGTCTGAGGAATGGCGCATAATCACTGGCAGTGACCCAAAGAATAC CCCTTGGTCATATCACAATGGTGGATCTTGGCCAACACTTCTATGGCAG TTTACACTTGCATGCATCAAAATGGGGAGAACTGAACTTGCTGAGGATGCAGTTGCTTTGGCTGAGAAAAGGCTTCCAGTTGATTCATGGCCGGAATACTATGACACTCGCACCGGCAAGTTCATCGGGAAACAGGCCCGGCTTTATCAGACATGGACATTAGCCGGCTTCCTTGCATCCAAGATGTTCTTAAAGAATCCTGAGACAGCAGCCATGTTGTGCTGGGAAGAGGACCTTGAGATTCTTGAGACATGTGCTTGTGCACTGAGCAAGAGTGGCAGGGCTAAATGCTCTCGCGATGCCGCCAAGTCTCAGATTCTTGTTTAG
- the LOC130935701 gene encoding galactinol synthase 2-like, producing the protein MAPNMLTSVTANGTMGEQQRKASSRAFVTFLAGNGDYIKGVVGLAKGLRKTKTIYPLVVAVLPDVPQEHRNILKFQGCIVREIEPVYPPENQTQFAMAYYVINYSKLRIWEFVEYNKMIYLDGDIQVFANIDHLFDLPDNYFYAVMDCFCEKSWSKTSQYKIGYCQQCPDRVQWKSELGPKPPLYFNAGMFVYEPNLSTYYDLLKTCQQTEPTSFAEQDFLNMYFKDKYKPIPNVYNLVLAMLWRHPENVELEKVKVVHYCAAGSKPWRYTGKEENMERKDIKMLVKKWWEIYEDEKLDYNNGVDRFKSALVEIRGLKFVRAPSAA; encoded by the exons ATGGCCCCTAATATGTTGACAAGTGTGACTGCCAATGGCACCATGGGTGAACAACAACGCAAAGCTTCAAGTCGTGCCTTCGTGACTTTCCTTGCTGGAAATGGTGACTATATTAAAGGAGTGGTGGGTCTGGCCAAAGGGCTGAGGAAGACTAAGACCATCTACCCTCTTGTGGTTGCTGTCCTGCCTGATGTCCCTCAAGAACACCGCAACATCCTCAAATTTCAAGGTTGCATTGTTAGAGAGATCGAACCTGTTTACCCTCCTGAGAATCAAACCCAGTTTGCCATGGCTTATTATGTCATCAACTACTCTAAGCTCCGTATTTGGGAG TTTGTGGAGTACAACAAGATGATCTACTTAGACGGTGACATTCAAGTATTTGCCAATATTGATCACTTATTTGACCTTCCTGATAACTACTTCTACGCTGTCATGGACTGCTTTTGCGAGAAGTCATGGAGTAAAACCTCTCAGTACAAAATTGGTTATTGCCAACAATGTCCTGATAGGGTTCAATGGAAATCTGAGCTTGGTCCTAAGCCTCCTCTCTATTTTAACGCTGGCATGTTTGTTTATGAGCCTAATTTGTCTACTTATTATGACCTCCTCAAAACATGCCAACAAACTGAGCCAACTTCTTTTGCTGAGCAG GATTTTCTGAACATGTATTTCAAGGACAAGTATAAGCCTATACCTAATGTGTACAACCTTGTCTTAGCTATGTTGTGGCGTCACCCTGAGAACGTCGAACTTGAGAAAGTGAAAGTGGTTCACTATTGTGCTGCT GGATCAAAGCCATGGAGATACACCGGCAAGGAGGAGAATATGGAGAGAAAAGACATAAAGATGTTGGTTAAGAAATGGTGGGAGATATATGAGGATGAGAAATTGGATTACAACAACGGTGTGGATCGTTTCAAGTCAGCACTTGTGGAAATCCGTGGTCTTAAGTTTGTCCGAGCTCCATCTGCTGCCTAA
- the LOC130936839 gene encoding Golgi apparatus membrane protein-like protein ECHIDNA — translation MDLSQPAGENYGNPITCFFHVFFKGAALAFYIVFSIFVGNFVVIFVVTALLAALDFWVVKNVSGRILVGLRWWNEIDDQGESVWRFECLDQESMARLNKKDSWLFWWTLYLNAGIWLLLSIFSLIRFEADYILVVGVCLTLSIANIVGFTKCRKDAKNQVQQFAARTLASRVSSTFQSAFSIV, via the exons ATGGATCTCAGCCAG CCTGCAGGTGAAAACTACGGCAATCCCATTACTTGCTTCTTTCACGTTTTCTTCAAG GGCGCAGCTTTGGCATTTTACATTGTATTTTCCATCTTTGTTGGTAACTTTGTCGTCATTTTCGTCGTCACTGCCCTTCTTGCTGCTCTTGATTTTTGGGTCGTCAAGAATGTAAGTGGCAGAATCTTAGTTGGTTTGAGGTGGTGGAATGAAATTGATGATCAGGGTGAGAGTGTTTGGAGATTTGAATGCCTCGATCAAGAG TCAATGGCTCGGTTGAACAAGAAAGATTCATGGCTTTTCTGGTGGACCCTTTACTTGAAC GCAGGTATATGGCTTTTGTTGTCAATATTCTCGCTCATAAGGTTTGAAGCTGATTACATCCTAGTTGTAGGAGTTTGTTTGACTCTCAGTATTGCAAATATTGTTGGTTTCACCAAATGCAGAAAAG ATGCTAAGAATCAAGTTCAACAATTTGCTGCTAGGACACTTGCCTCAAGGGTCTCATCTACCTTTCAGTCAGCATTTAGTATTGTCTGA
- the LOC130933377 gene encoding AP-3 complex subunit mu-like, with protein sequence MLQCIFLLSDSGEVILEKQLTGHRVDRSICSWFWDQSISQAHSFRQLPVIASPTHYLFQVFREGITFLACTQVEMPPLMAIEFLCRVADVLNDYLGGLNEDLIKDNFVIVYELLDEMIDNGFPLTTEPNILQEMIAPPNIVSKVLSVVTGTSSNVSDTLPGASASGVPWRTADPKYAQNEVYIDLAEEMDATINRDGALMKCEVYGQVKVNSHITGLPDMTLSFTNPSILDQVRFHPCVRFRQWESHQILSFVPPDGQFKLMSYRVRKLKSTPLYVKPQLTSNGGTCRLNVMVGSRNNHGKTIDLVTVQFQLPSCILSADLTSNHGTVNILADKTCNWIIGRIPKDKAPSMSGTLVLETGLERLHTFPTFRVGFKMMGVALSGLKIDKLDLKTVPYRFFKGFRAVSRAGEFEVRS encoded by the exons ATGTTGCAATGCATATTCCTTCTCTCCGATTCCGG AGAGGTGATTCTAGAGAAACAGCTCACTGGCCACCGCGTCGATCGCTCCATATGTTCCTGGTTCTGGGACCAATCCATTTCTCAAGCTCATTCCTTTAGG CAACTTCCAGTGATTGCTTCTCCCACACATTATCTTTTCCAAGTTTTTCGTGAGGGAATCACCTTTCTGGCTTGCACCCAAGTTGAGATGCCACCGTTGATGGCCATTGAG TTCCTTTGTAGGGTAGCAGATGTCCTCAATGATTATCTTGGGGGTTTGAACGAAGACTTGATCAAAGACAACTTTGTCATTGTTTATGAG CTGCTGGATGAGATGATAGACAATGGCTTCCCACTAACTACGGAACCTAACATCCTGCAAGAGATGATAGCTCCACCAAATATTGTTAGTAAAGTCTTGAGTGTTGTCACTGGCACCAGTTCCAATGTGAGTGACACCCTTCCTGGTGCATCAGCTTCTGGTGTTCCCTGGAGAACAGCAGATCCAAAGTATGCCCAGAATGAAGTTTATATAGATCTTGCTGAAGAAATGGATGCTACAATAAACAG GGATGGAGCTCTGATGAAATGTGAGGTCTATGGTCAAGTTAAAGTAAATTCCCATATCACTGGTCTTCCTGACATGACACTTTCATTTACAAATCCTTCGATCCTAGATCAAGTGAGGTTCCATCCATGTGTTAGATTTCGCCAATGGGAATCCCATCAGATTCTTTCATTTGTGCCTCCTGATGGACAATTTAAACTTATGAGTTACAG GGTTAGAAAATTGAAGAGCACCCCATTATATGTAAAGCCACAGTTGACATCGAATGGTGGGACATGCCGTCTTAATGTAATGGTTGGTTCAAGAAATAATCATGGAAAGACTATTGATTTAGTTACAGTTCAGTTTCAGCTTCCTTCATGCATTTTATCTGCAGATCTTACCTCAAATCATGGAACAGTAAACATCCTTGCTGACAAG ACATGCAATTGGATCATTGGTCGGATCCCAAAAGATAAAGCCCCTTCAATGTCTGGAACGTTGGTGCTTGAGACTGGATTGGAGCGTCTTCACACCTTCCCCACATTTAGAGTGGGTTTTAAGATGATGGGTGTTGCTCTCTCTGGCCTGAAAATAGATAAACTGGATTTGAAAACTGTTCCTTACCGTTTCTTCAAAGGTTTTCGAGCTGTTAGCCGTGCAGGTGAATTTGAAGTCAGATCATAA
- the LOC130933579 gene encoding protein RTF1 homolog, giving the protein MADLENMLLEAAGRTSSPHRKRHNSNSTSSKPRNQKSKRGDDAGSESRGEDSDAEGGGASKKKPPSSSRNIPLKKRLDLTKTERELGHEGELLEEDDDDDDDEDEESDVGSDLYKNEDDKQRLANMTELEREMILSDRAAKKGEKEFKEQLRMKRDTNNNATSKNMINHQSPLPPPPPPSSSSKVRSSTRHAERTAAKGDVLSELRAKRMKQQVVDTHHGKPSSSSTNKGIPMKKKAATTSSSSSQSESGDSDRDSSEGLADSDDDDDKNMLRESNMPTFEEIKEITIRRSRLVKWLNEPFFEELIVGCFVRIGIGKSESGAVYRLCMVQSVDGGDPNRHYKVENRITHKYLVCVWGSESSAKRFQMAVVSDSSPLEKEFRQWVREIERSCSQMPSKASVLDKREAIRRTNNYVYSAATVKQMLEEKKAAPTRPLNVAVEKDKLKRLMEVAKSKNDEAEVQRICAKLLELDAAREARDNDSRAKRLAEMNRKNKVDNFKNLSEHRNLQVNLKLGEAGYDPFSRRWTRSRNYYNADGKEIKQEESHQVSNNREKHETKVEEPSVSAGNAVGFKATEAALEAAASAGKLVDTLAPVDCGTESNMMHDFELPISLAELKDLGGPQGLKNGFLARKQKIEATVGLQVPENDGGRHALTLTISDYKRRRGLL; this is encoded by the coding sequence atggCGGACTTGGAGAACATGCTTCTGGAGGCAGCTGGAAGAACCAGCTCCCCGCACAGAAAGCGCCACAATAGTAATAGTACTAGTAGTAAGCCGCGAAACCAGAAATCCAAACGAGGAGATGATGCTGGAAGTGAGTCCAGAGGGGAAGACTCCGACGCCGAGGGCGGCGGAGCAAGCAAGAAGAAGCCGCCATCGTCATCAAGGAACATTCCTCTCAAGAAGAGGTTGGACCTCACCAAAACTGAGAGGGAATTAGGCCATGAAGGAGAGCTGTTGgaggaggatgatgatgatgatgatgatgaagatgaagaatcTGATGTTGGCAGTGATCTCTACAAGAATGAAGATGACAAGCAGAGGCTAGCAAACATGACCGAGCTCGAAAGAGAGATGATACTCTCCGATCGAGCTGCCAAAAAAGGCGAAAAGGAGTTCAAAGAACAATTAAGAATGAAAAGGGACACCAACAACAATGCTACTTCAAAGAACATGATCAATCATCAATCACCtcttccaccaccaccaccaccatcatctTCCTCCAAGGTTCGCTCCTCCACCAGACACGCCGAGAGGACCGCCGCCAAAGGCGATGTCTTAAGCGAGTTGCGAGCCAAGAGGATGAAGCAGCAAGTGGTAGACACTCACCATGGAAAACCATCATCATCAAGCACCAATAAGGGGATTCCAATGAAGAAGAAAGCAGCAACTACTTCAAGTAGCTCAAGCCAGAGCGAGAGCGGTGACAGTGATAGAGATTCCTCTGAAGGGTTGGCTGATAGTGACGATGACGATGACAAGAATATGTTGAGAGAATCAAACATGCCAACGTTTGAAGAAATCAAGGAAATCACCATTAGGAGATCGAGGCTTGTGAAGTGGCTGAATGAACCATTCTTTGAAGAGTTAATTGTTGGGTGCTTTGTTAGAATTGGGATTGGAAAATCAGAGAGTGGAGCTGTTTACAGACTCTGCATGGTTCAGAGTGTTGATGGTGGCGATCCAAATAGGCACTACAAGGTTGAGAACAGAATCACTCACAAGTACCTTGTTTGTGTTTGGGGAAGTGAAAGCTCTGCCAAGAGGTTCCAAATGGCTGTGGTTTCGGATTCTTCGCCATTGGAGAAAGAGTTCAGGCAATGGGTTAGGGAAATTGAGAGAAGTTGCAGCCAAATGCCGAGTAAGGCGAGTGTTTTGGACAAGAGAGAGGCCATTAGAAGAACGAATAACTATGTCTACTCTGCAGCCACTGTGAAGCAGATGCTGGAGGAGAAGAAAGCCGCGCCTACTCGGCCGCTTAATGTCGCGGTTGAGAAGGACAAGCTGAAGAGGCTGATGGAGGTAGCAAAGAGCAAGAACGATGAGGCCGAGGTGCAGAGGATCTGCGCCAAGCTCCTGGAATTGGACGCGGCACGCGAAGCCAGGGATAATGACAGCAGGGCTAAAAGATTAGCTGAGATGAACAGAAAGAACAAGGTTGATAATTTCAAGAACTTGTCTGAGCATAGGAATTTGCAGGTGAATTTGAAATTGGGTGAGGCAGGGTATGATCCATTCTCTAGGAGGTGGACAAGGTCTAGGAATTACTACAATGCAGACGGGAAAGAGATTAAACAAGAAGAGAGTCATCAAGTTAGTAATAATAGAGAGAAGCATgaaactaaggttgaagaaccAAGTGTGTCAGCAGGTAATGCTGTTGGGTTTAAAGCCACAGAAGCAGCACTGGAAGCTGCTGCAAGTGCAGGGAAATTGGTGGATACTTTGGCTCCGGTGGATTGTGGAACAGAATCAAACATGATGCATGATTTTGAGTTGCCGATTTCACTGGCTGAACTTAAGGATTTGGGCGGACCACAGGGATTGAAGAATGGGTTCTTGGCAAGGAAACAGAAGATAGAAGCAACGGTTGGGTTGCAGGTGCCTGAAAACGATGGAGGTAGGCATGCTCTCACATTAACTATCAGCGACTACAAGAGAAGAAGAGGGCTGTTGTAG
- the LOC130933376 gene encoding psbP domain-containing protein 1, chloroplastic-like, translating to MAIAFPIQRFYDIPISLSTCSPRCISGHSQAKGFAVPRRKALSLSLSLLLPTYILSASAALAQHSPVLREYVDSFDGYSFRYPSNWIQVRGAGADIFFRDPYVLDENISVEISSPSSSRYKTVQDLGSPQEAGKKVLKQYLTEFMSTRLGVRRESNILSTSSRVADDGKLYYQVEVNIKSYANNNELAVMPQERVVRMEWDRRYLSVLGVENNQLYELRLQVPENVFTEEQNDLRQVMDSFRVNKIAA from the exons ATGGCTATTGCCTTTCCAATTCAGCGCTTCTACGATATTCCCATCTCTCTCTCCACTTGTTCCCCTCGCTGCATTTCAGGCCACTCTCAGGCTAAAGGTTTTGCAGTTCCACGGAGGAAAGCATTGTCcttgtccttgtccttgctcctacCAACTTACATTCTCTCTGCCTCTGCTGCATTGGCTCAGCACTCCCCTGTGCTTCGCGAATACGTAGACTCATTTGATGGCTATTCATTCAGGTACCCCAGCAACTGGATCCAAGTGCGTGGTGCCGGTGCTGACATCTTCTTCAGAGACCCTTATGTTCTCGATGAAAACATATCTGTTGAGATCTCCTCTCCATCATCTTCCAGATACAAGACTGTTCAGGACTTGGGTTCACCCCAAGAAGCCGGCAAAAAGGTTCTCAAGCAATATCTCACTGAATTCATGTCTACCAGGCTTGGTGTTAGACGCGAATCCAACATCCTTTCCACCTCTTCCAGAGTTGCCGATGATGGCAAGTTGTACTATCAAGTTGAG GTAAACATCAAGTCATATGCAAACAACAATGAGCTTGCTGTTATGCCACAAGAGCGGGTGGTACGCATGGAATGGGATCGGAGGTATCTTTCAGTACTTGGAGTTGAAAACAATCAACTCTATGAGTTGAGATTGCAAGTGCCAGAGAATGTCTTTACAGAGGAACAAAATGATCTTCGTCAAGTCATGGATTCTTTTCGTGTCAACAAGATTGCTGCTTAG